One Thioclava electrotropha DNA segment encodes these proteins:
- a CDS encoding Hint domain-containing protein → MATYYDQFYIMDPGSPPAAGTALSPTTYEIVDRNNDNWISSSNSARDTINGQRVTDVWRGDTITIERPNGVQETITGDTFYLRDGSAVFTPSDGTILHNATFISSTYVTQSTQAPVGDLGPECFLAGTRIDTPDGPRLVERLKAGDLVITEDDGPQPLLWTGGRVCRGVGAYAPIRFAPGAMGNRRALYVSQQHRMLLRGWRAEIACAHSEVLVAAKHLVNGNSIRVAPRPRVQYRHLLFARHHILMAEGAPTESLFPGNVVLEDDHGIAREIRTAWKRVSDAPIKTMVTARQVARGPELALLVA, encoded by the coding sequence ATGGCAACCTATTACGACCAGTTCTACATCATGGATCCGGGCAGTCCGCCCGCTGCGGGCACGGCGCTTTCGCCGACGACATATGAAATTGTCGATCGGAATAACGACAATTGGATTTCCAGCAGCAACAGTGCCCGCGACACGATCAACGGCCAACGCGTCACCGATGTCTGGCGTGGCGACACGATCACCATCGAGCGTCCGAACGGCGTGCAAGAGACGATCACGGGCGACACGTTCTACCTGCGCGACGGAAGTGCCGTGTTCACGCCGTCCGATGGCACGATCCTCCACAACGCGACCTTCATCAGCTCCACCTATGTCACACAGAGCACCCAAGCGCCGGTCGGCGATCTGGGGCCGGAATGCTTCCTCGCCGGGACGCGGATCGACACGCCCGACGGGCCGCGACTGGTGGAGCGGCTCAAGGCGGGCGATCTTGTCATCACCGAGGACGACGGGCCGCAGCCTCTTCTTTGGACGGGTGGTCGGGTCTGTCGCGGCGTCGGGGCCTATGCGCCGATCCGGTTCGCGCCGGGGGCTATGGGAAATCGACGCGCTCTTTACGTGTCTCAACAACATCGGATGTTGCTGCGCGGCTGGCGCGCCGAGATCGCCTGCGCCCATAGCGAAGTTCTGGTCGCCGCCAAGCATCTCGTAAACGGCAATAGCATTCGGGTGGCTCCGCGCCCGCGCGTGCAGTACCGCCATCTGCTTTTCGCGCGTCATCACATCCTCATGGCCGAGGGCGCGCCGACCGAGAGCCTGTTTCCCGGCAATGTCGTCCTTGAAGACGACCACGGTATCGCGCGCGAAATACGCACCGCGTGGAAGCGGGTGTCCGATGCGCCGATCAAAACCATGGTAACCGCGCGACAGGTCGCGCGTGGACCGGAATTGGCGCTGCTTGTCGCTTGA
- a CDS encoding DUF1269 domain-containing protein, translating into MSELLVMAHETEAAGFATREELRALEREGFFRSQDIVVVTRDESGEINVHENSNTMALGAIGGAVWGGLLGLVFLSPVVGAAIGAGAGAVSGKFTDLGLNDSFLREAGESLPQGGSAVFILLKKGTAAEVLDRMKTLGHASGRVLQIPLPEDFHERLESALSSGGTTAFTGEEITEGATGNLARMVGPSAL; encoded by the coding sequence ATGTCCGAACTGTTGGTGATGGCGCATGAAACCGAGGCTGCGGGTTTCGCGACGCGCGAGGAACTCAGAGCACTGGAAAGAGAAGGATTTTTCCGGTCGCAGGACATTGTTGTCGTGACCCGCGACGAAAGCGGCGAGATTAATGTTCATGAAAACAGCAACACGATGGCGCTTGGCGCGATCGGTGGCGCTGTCTGGGGCGGGCTGCTGGGTCTCGTCTTCCTGTCGCCGGTCGTCGGCGCGGCAATCGGTGCGGGCGCGGGCGCTGTGTCCGGCAAGTTCACCGATCTGGGATTGAACGACTCTTTCCTGCGCGAAGCGGGCGAGAGCCTGCCGCAAGGCGGCTCGGCTGTGTTCATCTTGCTTAAGAAGGGCACCGCTGCAGAGGTCCTCGACCGGATGAAGACCCTAGGCCACGCGAGCGGCCGCGTGCTGCAGATCCCCTTGCCGGAAGATTTCCACGAGCGGCTCGAATCCGCCCTGTCTTCGGGGGGCACCACAGCATTTACCGGCGAGGAAATCACCGAAGGCGCCACCGGAAATCTCGCGCGGATGGTGGGCCCCTCTGCCCTCTAA
- the gltB gene encoding glutamate synthase large subunit: MTKYDEAWVAAEEAKRQWMNENSLWKEEDEKASCGVGLVVSIDGKASRRVVENGIDALKAIWHRGAVDADGKTGDGAGIHVQIPAPFFYDQIRRTGHEPDMEKMVAVGQVFLPRTDFGAQERCRTIVESEVLRMGHYIYGWRHVPVNTEVLGEKANSTRPEIEQILIRNDKDIDEEQFERELYIIRRRIEKAAIAAQINGLYMCSLSCRSIIYKGMMLAEQVAEFYPDLKDERFESAFAIYHQRYSTNTFPQWWLAQPFRMLAHNGEINTIKGNTNWMKSHEIRMASSAFGDSAEDIKPIIPAGASDSGALDAVFELMVRSGRNAPMVKTMLVPEPWSKSTDTMPSAWQDMYAYCNAVMEPWDGPAALAMTDGRWVCGGLDRNGLRPLRYVITGDGVLIAGSEAGMVPVDEASVVEKGALGPGQMIAVDMREGKLYHDTEIKDKLAAAQPFGEWVGKVTDLNAILVDVPENPKFSGGELRKRQVAAGYSVEEIEQILAPMAEDGKEAIASMGDDTPPAVLSKQYRPLSHFFRQNFSQVTNPPIDSLRESRVMSLKTRFGNLKNVLDEDSSQTEIWILESPFLANSEFDHMLNEFGEQVTIIDCTFPANADQEALREGLTRIRQEAEDAVRSGALHIVLSDEEQDEDKVAMPMILATSAVHSWLTQKGLRTFCSINVRSAECIDPHYFAVLIGSGATTVNAYLAQDTLADRIDRGLLGGTLVDAMRKYRDAIDAGLLKIMSKMGISVISSYRGGLNFEAVGLSRAMVAEYFPGMHSRISGIGLHGIQHALEGVHAKGWKGGQDVLPIGGFYKARRTGESHAWGAQSMHMLQSACNRASYDLWKQYSSMMRANPPIHIRDMLDIKSLGKPVPIEEVESITSIRKRFVTPGMSLGALSPEAHKLLNVAMNRIGAKSDSGEGGEDPAHFVPEPNGDNPSAKIKQVASGRFGVTAEYLNHCEELEIKVAQGAKPGEGGQLPGMKVTDLIARLRHSTKGVTLISPPPHHDIYSIEDLAQLIYDLKQINPKVKVTVKLVASSGVGTIAAGVAKAKADIILISGHNGGTGASPATSIKYAGLPWEMGLTEAHQVLAMNNLRERVTLRTDGGLRTGRDIVMAAMMGAEEYGIGTAALIAMGCIMVRQCQSNTCPVGVCTQDPELRAKFTGTADKVVNLITFYAQEVREILASIGARSLDEVIGRADLLSQVSRGSAHLDDLDLNPLLITVDGWDKIVYDRSKPRNWVSDTLDAEIIKDGHRFFEEGEKMQLSYAVRNTLRTIGTRASSHIVKNFGMRNALQSDHLTVKLTGSCGQSLGAFAAPGLKIEVSGDANDYVGKGLSGGMIVVRPPMASPLVASENTIIGNTVLYGATEGHLFAAGRAGERFAVRNSGAKVVIEGCGSNGCEYMTGGVAVILGSIGPNFGAGMTGGMAYLYDPDNTAEELINLESLVTCGLGHEHWEAELKGLIERHVAETGSRKGADILQHWETEKANFLQVCPKEMLAHLSYPLSDEPQAMPAE, translated from the coding sequence ATGACCAAATATGACGAAGCCTGGGTGGCCGCCGAGGAAGCGAAACGCCAGTGGATGAACGAGAATTCACTGTGGAAGGAAGAAGACGAGAAGGCGTCCTGCGGCGTCGGTCTCGTGGTGTCGATCGACGGCAAGGCCTCGCGCCGCGTCGTGGAGAACGGCATCGACGCGCTGAAGGCGATCTGGCACCGCGGCGCGGTCGATGCCGACGGCAAGACCGGCGACGGCGCAGGTATCCACGTCCAAATCCCCGCCCCCTTCTTCTACGACCAGATCCGCCGCACCGGCCACGAGCCGGACATGGAGAAAATGGTCGCCGTCGGTCAGGTCTTCCTGCCGCGCACCGATTTCGGCGCGCAGGAGCGCTGCCGCACGATCGTGGAATCCGAAGTTCTGCGGATGGGCCACTACATCTACGGTTGGCGCCACGTTCCGGTGAACACCGAAGTGCTGGGCGAGAAAGCCAATTCGACCCGCCCCGAGATCGAGCAGATTCTGATCCGCAACGATAAGGATATCGACGAGGAGCAGTTCGAGCGCGAACTCTACATCATCCGCCGCCGTATCGAGAAAGCGGCAATCGCGGCGCAGATCAACGGGCTCTACATGTGCTCGCTGTCGTGCCGCTCGATCATCTACAAAGGCATGATGCTGGCCGAGCAGGTCGCGGAATTCTATCCCGATCTGAAGGACGAGCGCTTCGAGTCCGCCTTCGCTATCTATCACCAGCGCTATTCCACCAACACCTTCCCGCAATGGTGGCTGGCGCAGCCCTTCCGGATGCTGGCGCATAACGGCGAGATCAACACGATCAAGGGCAACACCAACTGGATGAAGAGCCATGAGATCCGCATGGCCTCCTCGGCCTTCGGCGACAGCGCCGAAGACATCAAGCCGATCATCCCGGCTGGGGCGTCCGACTCCGGTGCGCTCGATGCGGTGTTCGAACTGATGGTCCGCTCGGGCCGCAACGCGCCGATGGTGAAGACGATGCTCGTCCCCGAGCCGTGGTCGAAATCCACCGACACGATGCCCTCCGCGTGGCAGGACATGTATGCCTATTGCAACGCCGTGATGGAGCCGTGGGACGGCCCGGCGGCGCTAGCGATGACCGATGGACGCTGGGTCTGCGGCGGTCTCGACCGCAACGGTCTGCGTCCGCTGCGCTATGTCATCACTGGCGACGGCGTTCTGATCGCAGGCTCGGAAGCCGGCATGGTGCCGGTCGATGAGGCAAGCGTGGTCGAGAAAGGCGCGCTTGGCCCGGGTCAGATGATCGCGGTCGATATGCGCGAGGGCAAGCTCTACCACGACACCGAAATCAAGGACAAACTGGCGGCCGCTCAGCCCTTCGGCGAGTGGGTCGGCAAGGTCACCGATCTGAACGCGATCCTCGTGGACGTCCCGGAGAACCCGAAATTCTCGGGCGGTGAGTTGCGCAAGCGTCAGGTCGCGGCGGGCTATTCGGTCGAAGAGATCGAACAGATCCTCGCGCCGATGGCCGAGGACGGCAAGGAAGCCATCGCCTCGATGGGCGACGACACGCCGCCTGCGGTCCTGTCCAAGCAATACCGCCCGCTGAGCCACTTCTTCCGTCAGAACTTCAGCCAGGTGACCAACCCGCCGATCGACTCGCTTCGTGAAAGCCGGGTGATGTCGCTCAAGACGCGGTTCGGCAACCTCAAGAACGTGCTCGACGAGGATAGCTCGCAGACCGAGATCTGGATCTTGGAGAGCCCGTTCCTCGCGAATTCCGAATTCGATCATATGCTCAACGAATTCGGCGAGCAGGTGACGATCATCGACTGTACCTTCCCGGCCAATGCCGATCAGGAGGCTCTGCGCGAAGGTCTGACCCGGATCCGTCAGGAAGCCGAAGACGCGGTGCGCTCGGGCGCGCTCCATATCGTGCTGAGCGATGAGGAGCAGGACGAGGACAAGGTCGCGATGCCGATGATCCTCGCGACGAGCGCCGTGCATAGCTGGCTGACGCAGAAAGGCCTGCGGACCTTCTGCTCGATCAATGTGCGTTCGGCGGAATGTATCGACCCGCATTACTTCGCGGTGCTGATCGGCTCGGGCGCGACCACGGTGAACGCCTATCTCGCGCAGGACACGCTGGCCGACCGGATCGACCGCGGCCTGCTGGGCGGCACGCTCGTCGACGCGATGCGCAAATATCGCGATGCGATCGATGCGGGCCTGCTGAAGATCATGTCGAAGATGGGGATCTCCGTGATTTCCTCCTATCGCGGCGGTCTGAACTTCGAAGCCGTGGGTCTGTCGCGCGCGATGGTCGCCGAATATTTCCCCGGCATGCACTCGCGCATCTCCGGCATCGGCCTACACGGCATCCAGCACGCGCTGGAAGGTGTGCATGCCAAGGGCTGGAAAGGCGGTCAGGACGTGCTCCCGATCGGCGGCTTCTACAAGGCGCGCCGGACGGGCGAGTCCCACGCCTGGGGCGCGCAGTCGATGCACATGCTGCAATCGGCCTGTAACCGCGCAAGCTACGATCTATGGAAGCAATACAGCTCGATGATGCGGGCGAACCCGCCGATCCATATCCGCGACATGCTGGATATCAAATCGCTGGGCAAACCGGTCCCGATCGAAGAGGTCGAGTCGATCACCTCGATCCGCAAGCGCTTCGTGACGCCGGGCATGTCGCTGGGCGCGCTGTCGCCCGAGGCGCACAAACTGCTGAACGTCGCGATGAACCGGATCGGTGCGAAGTCGGACTCGGGTGAAGGCGGGGAAGACCCGGCGCATTTCGTGCCCGAGCCCAATGGCGACAACCCGTCGGCGAAGATCAAGCAGGTGGCTTCGGGTCGTTTCGGTGTGACCGCCGAATACCTCAACCACTGCGAAGAGCTTGAGATCAAGGTCGCTCAGGGCGCCAAGCCCGGCGAGGGCGGTCAGCTTCCGGGGATGAAAGTCACCGATCTGATCGCGCGTCTGCGGCACTCGACCAAGGGCGTGACGCTGATCTCACCGCCGCCGCACCACGACATCTACTCGATCGAAGACCTCGCGCAGCTGATCTACGACCTCAAGCAGATCAACCCGAAGGTCAAAGTGACGGTGAAGCTGGTGGCGTCCTCGGGCGTCGGCACGATCGCGGCCGGGGTGGCGAAGGCGAAGGCCGACATCATCCTGATCTCGGGCCACAATGGCGGCACGGGCGCATCTCCTGCGACCTCGATCAAGTATGCCGGTCTCCCGTGGGAGATGGGTCTGACCGAGGCGCATCAGGTGCTTGCGATGAACAACCTGCGCGAACGCGTCACCCTGCGGACCGATGGCGGTCTGCGCACGGGCCGCGATATCGTGATGGCCGCAATGATGGGTGCCGAGGAATACGGCATCGGCACCGCCGCCCTGATCGCGATGGGCTGCATCATGGTCCGTCAGTGTCAGTCGAACACCTGCCCGGTGGGCGTCTGCACGCAGGACCCGGAGCTGCGCGCCAAGTTCACCGGCACGGCGGACAAGGTGGTGAACCTCATCACCTTCTACGCTCAGGAAGTGCGCGAAATCCTCGCTTCGATCGGTGCACGTTCGCTCGACGAGGTGATCGGTCGCGCCGATCTTCTCAGCCAGGTGAGCCGCGGCTCGGCCCATCTCGACGATCTGGACCTCAATCCGCTGCTGATCACCGTCGATGGCTGGGACAAGATCGTCTACGACCGTTCGAAGCCGCGTAACTGGGTCTCGGACACGCTCGATGCGGAGATCATCAAGGATGGTCACCGCTTCTTCGAGGAAGGCGAGAAGATGCAGCTCTCCTACGCGGTGCGCAACACGCTGCGCACCATCGGGACCCGCGCCTCTTCGCACATCGTGAAGAACTTCGGGATGCGCAACGCGCTGCAGTCGGACCACCTGACGGTGAAGCTGACCGGCTCCTGCGGTCAGTCGCTGGGCGCTTTCGCGGCGCCGGGGCTGAAGATCGAAGTGTCGGGCGATGCCAACGACTATGTCGGCAAGGGTCTCTCGGGCGGCATGATCGTCGTGCGTCCGCCGATGGCCTCGCCGCTGGTGGCTTCCGAGAACACGATCATCGGCAACACCGTGCTTTACGGCGCGACTGAAGGTCACCTGTTTGCAGCGGGCCGCGCAGGCGAGCGCTTCGCGGTGCGCAACTCGGGTGCAAAAGTGGTCATCGAGGGCTGCGGCTCCAACGGCTGTGAATACATGACCGGCGGCGTCGCGGTGATCCTTGGCTCGATCGGCCCGAACTTCGGCGCGGGCATGACCGGCGGGATGGCCTATCTCTACGATCCGGACAACACGGCGGAAGAGCTGATCAATCTCGAAAGCCTCGTCACCTGCGGGCTGGGCCACGAGCATTGGGAAGCCGAGCTGAAAGGCCTGATCGAGCGTCACGTCGCCGAAACGGGATCGCGCAAAGGCGCCGATATTCTCCAGCACTGGGAGACCGAGAAGGCGAACTTCCTGCAGGTCTGCCCGAAGGAGATGTTGGCGCATCTGTCCTACCCGCTCAGCGACGAACCGCAGGCGATGCCGGCGGAATAA
- a CDS encoding NAD(P)-dependent oxidoreductase, producing MAKQPMLKFVKTAKEMPQKRDANVRSHDFNEIYREYAAEKAAEQASRCSQCGVPYCHTHCPLHNNIPDWLRLTAEGRLQEAYEMSQATNTFPEICGRICPQDRLCEGNCVIEQSGHGTVTIGAVEKYITDTAFDMGWVKPIKPATERAESVGIIGAGPGGLAAADALRRAGVQVTVYDRYDRAGGLMTYGIPGFKLEKDIVMQRVKQLEDGGVEFVLNCNVGTDISFDAIRGKHDAVLIATGVYKTRELTDEGADAAGIVRAIDYLTASNRKSFGDDVAEFEDGTLNAEGKRVIVIGGGDTAMDCVRTAIRQGAKSVKCLYRRDRANMPGSQREVQNAEEEGVEFVWLSAPAAFSGNPVTNCSVQQMRLGAPDASGRQSPEKIEGGIYDEEADLVIKALGFEPEDLPGAWEAGDLETTRWGTVKAEFGTHATSIPGVYAVGDIVRGASLVVWAIRDGREAAGSILRYLENVAAVAAE from the coding sequence ATGGCCAAGCAACCGATGCTCAAGTTCGTCAAGACGGCGAAAGAGATGCCTCAGAAGCGCGACGCGAACGTGCGCTCCCATGATTTCAACGAAATCTATCGCGAATACGCGGCCGAGAAGGCTGCCGAGCAGGCGAGCCGCTGCAGCCAATGCGGCGTGCCCTATTGCCACACGCATTGCCCGCTCCATAACAACATCCCCGACTGGCTGCGCCTGACCGCCGAAGGTCGTCTGCAGGAAGCCTACGAGATGTCGCAGGCCACCAACACCTTCCCGGAAATCTGCGGCCGCATCTGCCCGCAGGACCGTCTGTGCGAAGGCAACTGCGTGATCGAACAGTCGGGCCACGGCACCGTCACCATCGGCGCGGTCGAGAAATACATCACCGACACCGCCTTCGACATGGGCTGGGTGAAGCCGATCAAACCGGCGACCGAGCGCGCCGAAAGCGTCGGCATCATCGGCGCGGGCCCGGGCGGTCTGGCGGCCGCCGACGCGCTGCGCCGCGCTGGCGTGCAGGTCACGGTCTATGACCGCTACGACCGCGCGGGCGGGTTGATGACCTATGGCATCCCCGGCTTCAAGCTGGAGAAAGACATCGTCATGCAGCGCGTGAAGCAGCTGGAAGATGGCGGCGTCGAATTCGTGCTGAACTGCAATGTCGGCACCGATATTTCCTTCGACGCGATCCGCGGCAAGCATGACGCGGTGCTGATCGCGACGGGCGTCTACAAGACGCGCGAGCTGACCGACGAAGGCGCGGATGCGGCTGGCATCGTCCGCGCGATCGACTATCTCACCGCCTCGAACCGCAAGAGCTTCGGCGACGACGTGGCCGAGTTCGAAGACGGCACGCTGAACGCTGAAGGCAAGCGTGTCATCGTCATTGGCGGCGGCGACACCGCGATGGACTGCGTGCGTACCGCGATCCGTCAGGGCGCCAAGTCGGTGAAATGTCTCTATCGCCGCGACCGCGCGAACATGCCGGGCTCGCAGCGCGAAGTGCAAAACGCGGAAGAAGAGGGCGTGGAATTCGTCTGGCTCTCCGCCCCCGCGGCCTTCTCGGGCAACCCGGTCACCAACTGCTCGGTGCAGCAGATGCGTCTGGGCGCGCCGGATGCCTCGGGTCGTCAGAGCCCCGAGAAGATCGAGGGCGGCATCTATGACGAAGAGGCCGATCTGGTGATCAAGGCGCTCGGCTTCGAGCCCGAGGACCTGCCCGGCGCTTGGGAAGCCGGTGATCTGGAGACCACCCGCTGGGGCACGGTGAAGGCCGAATTCGGCACCCACGCGACCTCGATCCCGGGCGTCTATGCGGTCGGCGACATCGTGCGCGGCGCAAGCCTCGTCGTCTGGGCGATCCGCGACGGGCGCGAAGCGGCGGGCTCGATCCTGCGCTATCTCGAAAACGTGGCGGCGGTGGCGGCGGAGTGA
- a CDS encoding undecaprenyl-diphosphate phosphatase encodes MSYLNDVLLGVIEGITEFLPISSTGHLILAEHWLGTRSDTYNIVIQAGAILAVTLIYWRRLMELLFNWRNPENRDYLAKLTVAFLITAVLGLIVKKMGFELPTTIHPVAWALVIGGFWMLFAERVADRQADNSQIFWRVAIAVGIAQIVAGVFPGTSRSATTIFVAMLLGTSNRAAATEFAFLVGIPTMYAASGYELLKQLKDGTGGNEDWAGLGIAFVVSTVTAFVAVKWLLGYIQGHRFTIFAIYRIIFGGLLLSLAAVGVLG; translated from the coding sequence TTGAGCTATCTGAACGACGTTCTGCTCGGTGTGATCGAAGGGATCACCGAGTTTCTCCCGATTTCGAGCACTGGCCACTTGATCCTGGCCGAACATTGGCTTGGCACGCGCTCGGATACCTACAACATCGTCATTCAGGCCGGGGCGATCCTTGCGGTGACGCTGATCTATTGGCGCCGCCTGATGGAGCTTCTGTTCAACTGGCGCAATCCGGAGAACCGCGACTATCTCGCGAAGCTGACCGTCGCCTTCCTGATCACCGCCGTTCTGGGCCTGATCGTGAAGAAGATGGGTTTCGAGTTGCCGACAACGATCCATCCCGTCGCCTGGGCGCTGGTGATCGGCGGTTTCTGGATGCTGTTTGCGGAACGCGTCGCGGATCGGCAGGCCGATAACAGCCAAATCTTCTGGCGCGTCGCGATCGCGGTCGGGATTGCGCAGATCGTGGCCGGGGTCTTTCCGGGCACCTCGCGCTCGGCCACGACGATTTTCGTGGCGATGCTGCTGGGCACCTCGAACCGGGCGGCGGCGACCGAATTCGCCTTCCTCGTCGGTATTCCCACCATGTACGCGGCGAGCGGTTACGAATTGCTCAAGCAGCTCAAGGATGGGACCGGCGGCAACGAGGATTGGGCCGGGCTCGGCATCGCTTTCGTCGTCTCGACCGTCACGGCCTTCGTCGCGGTGAAATGGCTCCTTGGCTACATTCAGGGGCACCGTTTCACCATCTTCGCGATCTACCGGATCATCTTCGGCGGGCTCCTGCTGAGCCTTGCGGCGGTCGGTGTGCTAGGCTGA
- a CDS encoding complex I NDUFA9 subunit family protein codes for MSKLVTIYGGSGFVGRYIAQRMAKDGWRIRVAVRRPNEALFVKPYGAVGQVEPVFCNIRDDASVRAAMQGADAVINCVGILVNEGKNKFGAVQAEGAGRVARIAAEMDVPKLVQISAIGANPDSESEYARTKAAGEKAVLDAYPQAVILRPSIIFGNEDGFFNKFASMSRFTPILPITGGHTKFQPVFVDDVAKVAVMAADGKVSPGTYELGGPDVETFHDLMKQMLTVIHRRRLVLSLPRWVASILGGVFDLGQAVTGGLFTNRILTRDQVKNLQADNVVSEGAKGFSDLGIQPMAMEAVMPGYLWRFRPGGQYDDIKASAKNLRKT; via the coding sequence ATGTCCAAGCTGGTTACGATCTACGGCGGTTCGGGGTTCGTCGGGCGCTATATCGCGCAGCGCATGGCAAAGGACGGTTGGCGGATTCGCGTTGCGGTCCGGCGTCCGAACGAGGCGCTTTTCGTCAAACCCTATGGTGCGGTCGGGCAAGTCGAGCCGGTCTTCTGCAACATTCGCGACGATGCCAGCGTGCGCGCGGCGATGCAGGGCGCGGATGCGGTGATCAATTGCGTCGGTATTCTCGTCAATGAAGGCAAGAACAAGTTCGGCGCCGTGCAAGCCGAAGGTGCAGGCCGCGTGGCGCGTATCGCTGCAGAAATGGATGTGCCGAAACTGGTGCAGATCTCGGCCATCGGCGCCAATCCCGATAGCGAGAGCGAATATGCCCGCACCAAGGCTGCAGGCGAGAAAGCGGTGCTGGATGCCTATCCGCAGGCCGTGATCCTGCGCCCCTCGATCATTTTCGGCAACGAGGACGGGTTCTTCAACAAATTCGCCTCGATGTCGCGCTTCACCCCGATCCTTCCGATCACCGGCGGTCACACGAAATTCCAGCCGGTCTTCGTCGATGATGTCGCGAAGGTCGCGGTCATGGCAGCGGATGGCAAAGTGTCCCCCGGCACCTATGAACTCGGCGGGCCGGATGTGGAGACCTTCCACGACCTGATGAAGCAGATGCTGACGGTGATTCACCGTCGTCGTCTCGTGCTGTCGCTGCCCCGCTGGGTCGCAAGCATCCTCGGCGGCGTCTTCGATCTGGGTCAGGCGGTCACCGGCGGTCTGTTCACGAACCGCATCCTCACGCGCGATCAGGTGAAGAACCTGCAAGCTGACAATGTCGTGTCCGAGGGCGCGAAAGGCTTCTCCGATCTCGGAATCCAGCCTATGGCAATGGAAGCGGTGATGCCCGGCTACCTGTGGCGCTTCCGCCCCGGTGGGCAATATGACGATATCAAAGCTTCGGCGAAGAACCTTCGCAAGACATAA
- a CDS encoding acyl CoA:acetate/3-ketoacid CoA transferase translates to MGTIVSASEAVGKIADGAIITVSSSSALGCPDSVLKAIGERFDQEQHPQNLTMIHPIAAGDMYGVKGIDHIAKDGLLSTVLAGSYPSGSSNLPMPEIWKMVVENRVTAYNVPSGILFDMHREAAARRPGVITKVGLKTFVDPEREGCAMNDRAAGAPIVRRVEFDGDTWLHFPNIYPDVCILRATTADERGNLTYEHEGAYLGGLEQAIAVRNNGGLVIAQVERVTAAGSLRPHDVRVPGHLVDYVVVDEDQKQTCETPYDPAISGQVMRPWSSFELAEHGIEKVIARRAAMELRGGMTANLGFGISAMVPRILLEEGHPDAVTWAIEQGAVGGMPLTGFAFGCASNADGYVPSPQQFIYFQGAGFDMSFLSFLEVDVEGNVNVSKLGKKPYLTAGCGGFVDITAHARKIVFSGWFEAGAQMEMDATGIRVRAPGKFTKMVDQVEHVTFSGERAREQGQEVLYITERCVMRLDDKGLIATEIMPGIDPERDIVGASEGRVRVAENAVTMSTKLLANAPMGWTP, encoded by the coding sequence ATGGGCACGATCGTCAGTGCATCGGAAGCAGTGGGGAAAATCGCGGATGGCGCTATCATCACGGTGTCCTCGTCTTCGGCATTGGGCTGCCCCGATTCCGTGCTCAAGGCGATCGGCGAGCGCTTCGATCAGGAGCAACATCCGCAGAACCTGACCATGATCCATCCGATCGCCGCGGGGGACATGTACGGTGTGAAGGGCATCGATCACATCGCCAAGGATGGTCTGCTCAGCACGGTTCTGGCCGGGTCCTATCCGTCGGGTTCGTCGAACCTGCCGATGCCTGAAATCTGGAAGATGGTCGTCGAGAATCGTGTGACTGCCTATAACGTGCCCTCCGGCATCCTGTTCGACATGCATCGCGAGGCGGCTGCGCGGCGTCCGGGGGTGATCACCAAGGTCGGCCTGAAGACCTTCGTCGATCCCGAGCGCGAGGGCTGTGCGATGAACGATCGCGCAGCGGGCGCCCCCATCGTGCGCCGGGTGGAGTTCGATGGCGACACCTGGCTCCATTTCCCGAATATTTACCCCGATGTCTGCATCCTGCGCGCCACCACCGCCGATGAGCGCGGCAATCTGACCTATGAGCACGAGGGCGCCTATCTCGGCGGGCTCGAGCAGGCGATTGCGGTGCGCAACAATGGCGGGCTGGTGATCGCGCAGGTGGAGCGCGTCACCGCGGCGGGCTCCCTGCGGCCCCATGACGTCCGCGTGCCGGGGCACCTCGTGGATTACGTCGTCGTGGACGAGGATCAGAAGCAGACCTGCGAGACGCCCTACGATCCGGCGATTTCGGGTCAGGTGATGCGTCCGTGGTCGAGCTTCGAACTGGCGGAGCACGGCATCGAAAAGGTGATCGCACGGCGCGCGGCAATGGAGCTGCGCGGGGGCATGACGGCCAATCTCGGCTTCGGAATCTCGGCGATGGTGCCGCGTATCCTGCTCGAGGAAGGCCATCCCGACGCGGTCACCTGGGCGATCGAACAAGGCGCGGTGGGCGGCATGCCCCTGACCGGCTTCGCCTTCGGCTGTGCGTCGAACGCCGATGGCTACGTGCCCTCGCCGCAGCAATTCATCTATTTCCAGGGCGCCGGGTTCGACATGTCCTTCCTGTCCTTCCTCGAAGTCGACGTAGAGGGGAATGTGAATGTCTCCAAGCTCGGCAAGAAGCCCTATCTGACCGCTGGCTGCGGCGGCTTCGTCGACATCACCGCCCATGCGCGCAAGATCGTCTTCTCAGGTTGGTTCGAAGCCGGGGCGCAGATGGAGATGGACGCGACCGGCATCCGCGTCCGTGCGCCGGGCAAGTTCACCAAGATGGTCGACCAGGTCGAGCATGTGACCTTCTCCGGGGAGCGTGCGCGCGAGCAGGGGCAGGAAGTGCTCTACATCACCGAGCGCTGCGTGATGCGGCTCGATGACAAGGGGCTCATCGCGACCGAAATCATGCCGGGGATCGATCCCGAGCGCGATATCGTCGGCGCCTCCGAGGGGCGGGTGCGCGTGGCGGAGAATGCCGTCACCATGTCCACGAAGCTTCTCGCCAATGCCCCGATGGGGTGGACGCCATGA